The Aureispira anguillae genome contains a region encoding:
- a CDS encoding alkaline phosphatase D family protein: MIKKLVFFLLLIGNIQLSAQNFDVEIGPIYGHYTDSTSQFWMLVKPHSKENVLLDWVTQFNADLYEYFETYTEATVREVEQSLVVMESYVIVKGQLNLKKKNDHQDISFLIGSCAFPYPFAFWSGKKKEVIFETMTKQDKDFMIWMGDNVYYLFGEWKSKQRMHKKNIKMRFKPKLKDFLESCPQYAVWDDHDFGDNNEGGDYTGKYESLELFKYYWSNPYYGTASTPGVFCHFGHSDADFFMLDSRFHASDSSMLGEEQMKWLQKKLRASKANFKFIISGTQVLPNNPSGEDLGDFGASREELLTFLSEEDIKGVIFLSGDRHYGELMKLERDNQYPLYEMTSSPLTSLVNPGYTKENPIRLPETLVLDLNFGKIHLLGKGKDRRCHLELFDRNGKLFWQHDIFLSELQ, translated from the coding sequence ATGATAAAAAAGCTTGTTTTTTTTCTTTTGTTGATCGGCAACATTCAATTGTCGGCTCAAAATTTTGATGTTGAAATTGGACCTATTTATGGGCATTATACCGATAGTACAAGTCAGTTTTGGATGTTGGTAAAACCGCATTCGAAGGAAAATGTCCTCTTGGATTGGGTCACTCAATTTAATGCAGATTTGTACGAATATTTTGAAACCTATACAGAGGCTACTGTACGAGAAGTTGAGCAGAGTTTAGTGGTTATGGAATCTTATGTTATCGTAAAGGGGCAGCTAAACCTAAAGAAAAAAAACGATCATCAAGATATTAGCTTTTTAATAGGCTCCTGTGCGTTTCCTTATCCTTTTGCTTTTTGGAGTGGCAAAAAGAAGGAAGTTATTTTTGAAACCATGACAAAACAGGATAAGGATTTCATGATATGGATGGGCGATAATGTTTATTATTTGTTTGGGGAGTGGAAAAGCAAGCAGAGGATGCACAAAAAAAACATCAAAATGCGTTTTAAACCCAAACTTAAAGATTTTTTGGAGAGTTGCCCGCAGTATGCAGTGTGGGATGACCATGATTTTGGTGACAATAATGAGGGAGGAGATTATACTGGAAAATATGAATCCTTAGAACTCTTTAAGTACTATTGGAGCAATCCCTATTATGGCACTGCAAGCACCCCAGGAGTTTTTTGTCATTTTGGTCATTCGGATGCAGACTTTTTTATGTTGGATAGCCGTTTTCATGCTAGTGATAGTAGTATGTTGGGGGAGGAACAAATGAAGTGGTTGCAAAAAAAATTAAGAGCATCTAAGGCAAATTTTAAATTTATTATCTCAGGAACACAAGTACTTCCTAACAATCCTAGTGGTGAAGATTTGGGAGATTTTGGAGCATCAAGAGAGGAGTTATTAACCTTTTTGAGTGAAGAAGACATTAAAGGCGTTATTTTTCTTAGTGGCGACCGACATTATGGTGAGTTAATGAAGTTGGAACGGGACAACCAATATCCTCTTTATGAAATGACAAGCTCACCACTAACTTCACTGGTCAATCCAGGTTATACTAAAGAGAACCCTATTCGATTGCCCGAAACCTTAGTATTGGATTTAAATTTTGGTAAAATTCATCTTTTGGGAAAAGGAAAAGATAGACGTTGCCACTTAGAGCTTTTTGATCGGAACGGAAAACTTTTTTGGCAGCATGATATTTTTCTATCAGAATTGCAATAA
- a CDS encoding T9SS type A sorting domain-containing protein — MGGELTYTCLGNNQYELTLIVYRDCNGINLGASQTVYQSDDCGSTVSYTMSQVSFQEITPVCANVTGTACNGGGGTYGIEEFVYQTTVTLDPNCTNVNFFWSLCCRNNAINTLSSPGSESMYIHTSIPDVNVCNISPTFLNNPTPFVCVGQPVNYNHGAVDTDGDDLIFSLIDCMDDASTPVTYATGFSATNPLTTSTGVTIDAATGALSFTPSQVQVGVLCVLVEEYRNGIKISEIVRDIQFTVLTCSNDNPTLTGMDSSNTFSTSLKVGNSLCFDVFSDDINAGQVVSMEWNEGISTGTFTIDSSGQFPEGTFCWTPTVDDIGTNIFTVTVADDNCPLVGMNTYTFNIDVSIDTVQSIVDGNWSSAATWDCNCIPNSLHNIIVHHNVVLATNFTLGDGGFLLINTGGNLAISDTYGLTIDGEFNNYGTLQGDLIINGTSSKFVRLGNLEKVEITNPTSVLVAADCNISKKLTLSNGDFNSNGYNVILRSDTTGSALVEDNGGTCSGDLIVQRYLFNTIGHHFICSPFSDATVNELDDDFSLSLNAAFPHIYYYDETDTSIHSSDGWLSPASTAHLMGQAEGYSCYFMAGSGITLDMTGSINTGSITIPLTHTTNSTIDTGSCPPEGWNLVGNPYPSPLDFDLLMQAAPAEVEKALYIWDPTSKSYLSYVDGIGSPSNFGAIVPSMQGFWIKANSTTTLSFDNSMRITDPSTTTNTFYKSLTPNAPIFRLEMGRQGQKTEIVTRFKVGATTGFDSNFDAFFIPSEYPGFVDFAVATGEGPLGINSLPPLQTMPVIIPLHHKVDQGGSYTIELTEFTNFGPNDQVILEDATLGINHVLNNAAYTFTASPTDNPRRFNLRVIPAVISHTDRMDDQNDLKIHKCNDGLCLSFPEEIVTTADLRIYDRLGQLVYQTTLSEGQQEYLLDNINLQSPNLYFVKIETLNYNKTQSFAW; from the coding sequence ATGGGAGGAGAATTGACCTATACCTGTTTGGGGAATAATCAATATGAATTGACATTAATCGTATACCGAGATTGCAATGGGATCAATTTAGGAGCCTCTCAAACAGTTTATCAAAGTGATGATTGTGGATCGACTGTTAGTTATACCATGTCACAAGTTAGTTTTCAGGAAATTACACCAGTTTGTGCAAATGTTACAGGAACAGCTTGTAATGGTGGAGGTGGAACATACGGGATAGAGGAATTTGTTTATCAAACGACCGTTACACTAGACCCCAATTGTACCAATGTTAATTTCTTTTGGAGTCTTTGTTGCCGCAATAATGCAATTAATACCTTGAGTTCACCAGGTTCAGAATCTATGTACATCCATACCAGTATACCAGATGTTAATGTGTGTAATATTTCCCCCACCTTTTTAAATAATCCGACTCCTTTTGTTTGTGTAGGGCAGCCTGTAAATTATAATCATGGAGCAGTAGATACAGATGGGGACGATTTGATCTTTTCATTAATTGATTGCATGGACGATGCTTCTACCCCTGTTACTTATGCGACAGGTTTTAGCGCAACCAATCCTTTAACGACTTCTACTGGAGTGACAATTGATGCTGCAACAGGAGCATTAAGTTTTACACCTAGTCAAGTTCAAGTTGGTGTTTTGTGTGTATTGGTGGAAGAATATCGAAATGGAATTAAGATTAGTGAAATTGTCAGAGATATACAATTTACAGTATTAACCTGTAGCAATGATAATCCAACGCTAACAGGAATGGATAGCAGCAATACTTTTTCTACAAGCCTTAAGGTGGGAAATAGCTTATGTTTTGATGTGTTTTCTGATGACATCAATGCTGGACAAGTTGTTTCAATGGAATGGAATGAAGGAATCTCTACAGGTACATTTACCATTGATAGTTCAGGGCAGTTCCCAGAAGGAACCTTCTGTTGGACACCAACGGTTGATGATATTGGAACTAATATTTTTACGGTAACAGTTGCAGATGATAATTGCCCATTAGTTGGGATGAATACCTACACCTTTAATATTGATGTATCGATTGATACGGTGCAATCTATTGTGGATGGAAATTGGTCAAGTGCAGCAACGTGGGATTGTAATTGTATCCCTAACTCACTTCATAATATTATTGTTCATCACAATGTAGTCTTAGCTACTAACTTTACTTTAGGAGATGGCGGCTTTTTGCTGATTAATACAGGGGGAAACTTAGCAATTTCTGATACTTATGGATTGACAATAGACGGTGAATTTAATAATTATGGGACACTACAAGGAGATTTAATTATTAATGGAACCAGTTCAAAATTTGTTCGCTTAGGAAATCTTGAAAAAGTAGAAATTACGAATCCGACTAGTGTATTGGTTGCAGCAGATTGTAACATTAGCAAAAAATTAACCCTCAGCAATGGAGATTTTAATTCCAATGGTTATAATGTTATTCTCAGATCAGACACGACAGGATCGGCACTAGTAGAAGACAATGGAGGAACTTGTTCAGGAGATTTGATTGTCCAACGATATTTGTTTAATACCATAGGGCATCATTTTATTTGTTCACCATTTTCGGATGCTACGGTTAATGAATTGGACGATGATTTTTCTTTGTCACTTAACGCTGCTTTTCCACACATCTATTATTACGACGAGACGGATACCTCTATTCATAGTTCAGATGGGTGGTTGTCACCAGCAAGTACGGCTCATCTAATGGGACAAGCAGAAGGATATAGTTGTTATTTTATGGCAGGATCAGGTATTACATTGGATATGACGGGGAGTATTAATACAGGAAGTATCACCATTCCTCTAACACATACAACTAACTCAACTATAGATACAGGTTCTTGTCCACCAGAAGGCTGGAATTTGGTGGGGAATCCTTACCCTTCTCCTTTAGATTTTGATTTGTTGATGCAAGCTGCTCCTGCGGAGGTAGAGAAGGCACTCTACATTTGGGACCCCACTTCAAAAAGCTATTTAAGTTATGTTGATGGAATTGGTTCTCCTAGTAATTTTGGCGCTATTGTTCCTTCTATGCAAGGGTTTTGGATCAAAGCCAATAGCACCACTACTTTGAGTTTTGATAATAGTATGCGAATTACAGACCCTAGTACGACCACCAATACCTTCTATAAATCATTAACCCCTAATGCACCTATTTTTAGACTAGAAATGGGCAGACAAGGACAAAAAACAGAAATTGTTACCCGTTTTAAAGTAGGAGCAACTACAGGCTTTGATTCTAATTTTGATGCTTTTTTTATACCAAGTGAATATCCTGGTTTTGTAGATTTTGCAGTAGCAACAGGCGAAGGACCACTAGGAATTAATAGCCTACCACCCTTACAAACGATGCCTGTAATTATTCCATTACACCATAAAGTGGACCAGGGAGGAAGCTACACGATAGAACTAACAGAATTTACCAATTTTGGACCGAATGACCAGGTGATTTTAGAAGATGCTACTTTGGGAATTAATCATGTCTTAAATAATGCAGCTTATACCTTTACCGCAAGCCCTACCGATAATCCAAGACGGTTTAACCTTCGTGTAATACCCGCTGTAATAAGCCACACGGATCGTATGGATGACCAAAATGATTTAAAGATACACAAATGCAATGATGGGCTATGCCTATCTTTTCCAGAAGAAATTGTTACTACAGCAGACTTAAGAATTTATGATCGTTTAGGACAATTGGTGTATCAAACTACACTTAGTGAAGGACAACAGGAATACTTACTTGATAACATCAATTTACAAAGTCCCAATTTATATTTTGTAAAGATAGAGACACTAAATTATAATAAAACACAATCATTTGCTTGGTAA
- a CDS encoding Crp/Fnr family transcriptional regulator — translation MEQLITYINQYMVISEALQRALLDCCCWESVPKGQLLIEEGKVCRKKWFIQKGLTKAFWVSPTGIPKIVGFHLENTWMTQLDSYEHGTASAIYLEAVEELEVLVLSKEDELKLLEYPDYVKLQYLLCKEELIKNYQIQRQINSLDGLERYRFLMEHFPALIHRAKLKDIASFIGISQERLSRIRKVIY, via the coding sequence ATGGAACAATTAATCACATATATTAACCAATACATGGTTATTAGTGAGGCACTTCAAAGGGCTTTGTTAGATTGTTGTTGTTGGGAATCCGTTCCTAAAGGTCAACTACTGATTGAAGAAGGAAAAGTTTGTCGAAAAAAATGGTTTATCCAAAAGGGACTAACCAAAGCTTTTTGGGTTAGTCCTACAGGAATCCCAAAAATAGTTGGGTTTCATTTGGAAAATACATGGATGACGCAGTTGGATAGTTATGAACATGGCACTGCTTCGGCTATTTATCTGGAGGCAGTAGAAGAATTAGAAGTTTTGGTTTTGTCAAAAGAGGATGAGCTAAAGTTATTGGAATACCCCGACTATGTTAAACTGCAATACCTTTTGTGTAAAGAAGAATTAATAAAAAATTATCAAATTCAACGCCAAATCAACAGCTTAGATGGTCTAGAGCGCTATCGTTTTTTGATGGAACATTTTCCAGCACTGATTCATCGGGCAAAGTTAAAGGATATTGCCTCTTTTATAGGAATCTCACAAGAACGATTAAGCCGAATTAGGAAAGTAATTTATTGA
- a CDS encoding archaeosortase/exosortase family protein → MDNAQFKKTFSKPVFLSNFQHKNPVLATFLTRMMVLYALWEVCFHIIWAFPNLMAGYRAFSLFIIKGILQHTAWVLELLGYSTEMELGERIIKIVGTTGVSVGEPCIGFGVMAIFFALIISYPGLLRKKIWFLPLGLSLIYTMNIIRIAVLAIMVKIDPTIWELNHKFIFKIIIYSVILLLWRQWMKWTK, encoded by the coding sequence ATGGATAATGCACAGTTTAAAAAGACCTTTAGTAAGCCCGTATTTTTATCAAATTTTCAGCATAAAAACCCAGTTTTAGCTACTTTTTTGACTCGAATGATGGTGCTTTATGCACTATGGGAAGTCTGTTTTCATATTATATGGGCATTTCCAAATCTAATGGCGGGTTATCGAGCTTTTTCATTGTTTATCATTAAAGGCATTTTACAGCACACGGCTTGGGTTTTAGAATTGTTGGGGTATAGTACAGAAATGGAACTAGGAGAGCGTATTATTAAAATCGTAGGAACAACTGGTGTTTCTGTAGGGGAGCCCTGCATAGGTTTTGGAGTGATGGCTATATTTTTTGCCTTAATAATCTCTTATCCTGGATTATTAAGAAAAAAAATCTGGTTTTTGCCCTTGGGGCTGTCTTTAATTTATACAATGAATATTATTAGAATAGCCGTTTTAGCAATCATGGTGAAAATAGACCCAACGATTTGGGAACTGAATCATAAATTTATATTTAAAATAATCATTTACAGTGTAATCTTACTGCTTTGGAGGCAATGGATGAAATGGACAAAGTAA
- a CDS encoding DUF7619 domain-containing protein, producing the protein MKFLHTLFLFCLLLCSSVLSAQMVGTDFFCLSNGDTSQTCSTMSYVCSNDTFPIPINTPTAPVGNNYGCLGTQPNPVWFYMTVGASGSINMELKSLNSLDLDFILWGPFNSTADAFSACGNLGNGGAIPGNVIDTCSYSASPIEYVSISNATVGSVYVLMVTNFSNQPTNVALTHLSGSGSILCNLGLGNSIITGTVYEDDNNNCSQDSTEQGLAGRLVRLQPGGYLSTTNSNGEYGFCGVGVDSYTVELVVDTFLWSATCPNPSVRTVVTQTPNDTIDSENFGIKINHTCSDLLVDLAVPVLRPCFSNNLIYIYYCNDHESTTSSDSVEITVTLDTALFPLSSTVPWTNISGNEYTFSLGTLNPGDCGSIAVICSLSCATPMGATLCTEAVISPVDSCSMFRDQDSTVVTAPCSSIWDRSSLMVTGSCVDDSLACFTIYNTGHPGSGDMQCHRPIRVYVDTALYLTDSLMIAGGDSLVLCYPANGHTWRLEADQHPMHPGNSHPNAVVERCGDSAAIVQNWVPGIVNQFPQDDANPNIDIDCIQTTGSYDPNDKRGFPLGLSDAHIIRSNTDLEYMIRFQNTGTDTAFTVVIQDVLPAELDILSVEYGASSHDYTFNIHGDRILEWRFENIMLPDSNINEIASHGFVSFKVKQTPNLAEGTFIRNQAAIYFDYNAPIITNVSEHLIDNATTWIITSTEQINNQENKAWGLKIYPNPAQRIVNLESEVMIQEVRLLSVQGQIIQRIQPNSNKANLDLSHLPQGIYFLDIQSDLGRITQRMVKLK; encoded by the coding sequence ATGAAATTCCTCCACACTTTATTTTTATTCTGCTTGCTATTGTGTAGTTCGGTACTTAGCGCACAAATGGTAGGCACAGATTTTTTTTGTTTATCCAATGGAGATACTAGCCAAACTTGTTCTACGATGAGTTATGTCTGTTCCAATGATACCTTTCCAATTCCTATAAATACACCTACTGCCCCAGTTGGGAATAACTATGGATGCCTAGGCACCCAGCCCAACCCTGTTTGGTTTTATATGACCGTAGGTGCTAGTGGTTCTATTAATATGGAACTTAAGAGTCTTAATTCACTTGATTTAGATTTTATCTTATGGGGTCCCTTTAATTCTACAGCTGATGCCTTCAGTGCCTGTGGTAACCTAGGCAATGGTGGTGCAATCCCTGGCAATGTTATCGATACCTGCTCTTATAGTGCTAGTCCTATCGAATACGTTAGTATTTCTAATGCCACAGTAGGTTCTGTTTACGTGCTTATGGTAACCAACTTCTCCAATCAGCCAACTAATGTTGCCCTAACTCACCTATCTGGTTCTGGTTCTATCCTTTGCAACCTAGGTTTAGGCAATTCTATTATTACAGGTACCGTATACGAAGACGATAACAACAACTGTAGCCAAGATAGTACCGAACAAGGCTTAGCGGGACGTTTGGTTCGATTACAGCCTGGTGGTTATCTTTCTACGACCAACAGCAACGGAGAGTATGGTTTCTGTGGTGTTGGGGTCGATTCATATACTGTAGAGTTAGTGGTTGATACCTTCCTTTGGTCGGCAACTTGCCCTAACCCATCTGTTCGAACAGTGGTTACACAAACTCCCAATGATACCATTGATTCAGAGAATTTTGGTATAAAAATTAATCACACCTGTAGCGACTTATTGGTTGACCTTGCCGTTCCTGTTTTACGCCCTTGTTTTTCTAATAATTTAATCTATATCTATTATTGTAACGATCATGAATCAACAACATCTTCTGATAGTGTTGAAATAACAGTAACCTTAGATACGGCTCTATTCCCATTATCATCAACCGTTCCATGGACAAACATTTCAGGCAATGAGTATACATTTTCTTTAGGTACACTAAATCCTGGAGATTGCGGAAGCATTGCTGTTATCTGTAGTTTGAGCTGTGCAACACCAATGGGTGCAACCCTTTGTACAGAAGCCGTAATTTCACCTGTTGATTCCTGTTCTATGTTTCGGGATCAAGATTCTACGGTTGTTACGGCTCCCTGTTCAAGTATTTGGGATCGCTCCAGCCTTATGGTCACAGGCTCTTGTGTCGATGATAGCTTGGCTTGTTTTACCATCTACAACACGGGGCATCCTGGTTCAGGAGACATGCAATGCCACCGCCCTATTCGTGTCTATGTAGATACGGCTCTTTATCTAACGGATAGCCTAATGATTGCAGGGGGCGACAGTTTAGTTTTATGCTATCCTGCCAATGGTCACACTTGGCGCTTAGAGGCTGACCAACATCCCATGCATCCTGGCAATAGTCACCCTAATGCTGTTGTTGAACGTTGTGGCGATTCTGCTGCTATTGTACAGAATTGGGTTCCTGGTATCGTCAATCAATTTCCACAAGACGACGCTAACCCCAATATAGACATTGATTGTATACAAACAACTGGTAGCTACGACCCTAATGATAAAAGAGGGTTTCCTTTAGGACTTTCGGACGCTCATATCATCCGCTCCAATACGGATTTAGAATACATGATTCGTTTCCAAAATACAGGTACAGACACTGCATTTACGGTTGTCATTCAAGATGTATTGCCCGCTGAATTGGATATATTGTCTGTAGAATATGGTGCATCAAGCCATGATTACACCTTTAATATCCACGGAGATCGTATTTTGGAATGGCGTTTTGAAAATATCATGTTGCCAGATAGTAATATCAATGAAATTGCCTCACATGGTTTTGTATCCTTCAAAGTAAAACAAACTCCTAATTTGGCAGAAGGGACATTTATTCGCAACCAAGCAGCCATTTATTTTGATTATAATGCTCCTATTATTACCAATGTAAGCGAGCATCTAATTGATAATGCTACCACTTGGATCATTACCAGTACAGAACAAATAAACAACCAGGAAAATAAAGCTTGGGGGCTAAAAATTTATCCTAACCCAGCTCAAAGAATTGTCAATTTAGAATCAGAAGTGATGATTCAAGAAGTGCGTTTATTATCTGTTCAAGGGCAAATCATTCAACGCATACAGCCCAATAGCAACAAAGCTAATCTTGACCTATCTCACTTACCACAAGGGATTTACTTCTTGGATATACAGTCTGACTTAGGTAGAATTACACAACGCATGGTAAAACTTAAATAA
- a CDS encoding DUF4856 domain-containing protein — translation MKFSSNHLLSIGAALAIGLTSCQPEDTSYTVPTTYNFENVSYTGQQNRLDMMGEITSYIKTAHASNAPALDAAKIKDMYGDNTGNHFSTTDLNGSSKQLKDKTITTEQTNFEAYMDAVAVASQSTNAAAANGHAGIGSNNAGSKNYLFNANGIELTQVIEKGLMGACFYYQATAVYMGDGKMNVDNNLVNAGKGTNMEHHWDEAFGYFGVPTDFPTTTTGVSFWGKYCNKHEAVYPLNEKMMNAFLKGRAAISAKDIATRDEQITILRKNWELVTVATSIYYLNKAANNISTDVFAAYHELSEVFGFIMSIKYGAGTGAITDAQVNTILTDLFGNSDPLQANNYNVTTAKIEAAKTALVGYFTDLENVKDTL, via the coding sequence ATGAAATTTTCATCAAACCACCTTTTATCAATAGGCGCTGCGTTAGCAATTGGTCTAACTTCTTGCCAACCTGAAGACACTTCTTATACTGTTCCTACCACCTATAACTTTGAAAATGTAAGTTATACGGGTCAACAAAACCGCTTGGATATGATGGGCGAGATTACTAGCTACATCAAAACTGCCCATGCAAGTAATGCTCCTGCCTTGGATGCTGCCAAAATAAAAGACATGTATGGAGATAACACAGGTAATCACTTCTCTACTACGGATTTGAATGGTTCAAGTAAGCAATTAAAGGACAAAACAATTACTACAGAGCAAACCAATTTTGAAGCTTACATGGATGCTGTAGCAGTAGCTAGTCAATCAACCAATGCAGCAGCAGCAAATGGACATGCAGGAATTGGGTCGAACAATGCAGGATCAAAAAATTACCTATTTAATGCAAATGGTATTGAGTTAACTCAAGTTATTGAAAAAGGCTTGATGGGAGCTTGTTTTTATTATCAAGCAACTGCTGTTTACATGGGGGACGGCAAAATGAATGTAGACAACAATCTAGTCAATGCAGGAAAAGGTACCAACATGGAACATCACTGGGATGAAGCTTTTGGTTACTTTGGTGTACCTACTGATTTCCCTACTACGACAACAGGGGTTTCTTTTTGGGGAAAATATTGCAACAAACACGAAGCGGTATATCCATTGAACGAGAAAATGATGAATGCATTTTTGAAAGGACGTGCTGCTATCTCAGCTAAAGATATTGCTACTCGTGATGAGCAAATCACAATTTTGCGCAAAAACTGGGAATTGGTTACCGTTGCTACCTCTATTTATTATTTGAATAAAGCTGCTAATAATATTTCTACAGATGTATTTGCTGCTTACCATGAATTATCAGAGGTATTTGGTTTTATCATGTCTATCAAATATGGTGCAGGAACTGGAGCAATTACAGATGCACAAGTTAATACCATCTTAACTGATTTATTTGGTAACTCAGATCCATTACAAGCCAATAACTATAACGTTACAACTGCAAAAATTGAGGCAGCAAAAACTGCTTTGGTTGGTTATTTTACAGATTTAGAAAATGTAAAAGATACTTTGTAA
- a CDS encoding PID-CTERM protein-sorting domain-containing protein, translating into MKTIRTIIKSNWINNVCKLVLVGGFILSSYTPVLAGPPGPPGVPLDGGASFLIAAAVGYGMKTMAGKEKEQ; encoded by the coding sequence ATGAAAACGATAAGAACAATAATCAAGAGTAATTGGATCAATAATGTTTGTAAACTGGTATTAGTAGGCGGTTTTATATTGAGCAGCTATACACCTGTATTGGCGGGCCCTCCTGGCCCTCCAGGTGTACCTTTGGATGGAGGAGCATCTTTTTTAATTGCAGCAGCAGTGGGATATGGTATGAAAACAATGGCAGGAAAGGAAAAAGAACAATAG
- a CDS encoding cysteine hydrolase family protein, which produces MKVVFGIGAVILLSLVVCIYRLECIQRAISKGIPIDQSKRLNHALLIIDLQKDLTSPDGKMPMDLTQTDQIIERLNKYLKTFLKPNTIVIYIQQQYEKNWLLNVLTNNALLEQSRGVQLDERLIGLKGAFYLKKQLRDAFSNPKLDEILAHNKVGHLWISGIDASYCVNSTIEAAQQRNYKITVLEDLVGAKTKQKLAKQMIKWKKKSIRIQSTTVE; this is translated from the coding sequence ATGAAGGTAGTGTTTGGTATAGGTGCAGTTATTTTATTGAGTTTGGTAGTTTGTATTTATCGTTTAGAATGCATTCAAAGAGCCATTTCTAAGGGAATTCCAATAGATCAAAGTAAGCGATTAAATCATGCTTTGCTAATTATAGATCTTCAAAAAGATTTAACAAGTCCCGATGGAAAGATGCCTATGGATCTAACTCAAACGGATCAAATTATAGAACGGTTAAATAAGTATTTGAAAACTTTCCTGAAGCCTAATACGATTGTTATTTATATTCAGCAGCAATATGAAAAAAATTGGCTTTTAAATGTCTTAACGAATAACGCTTTATTAGAGCAGAGCAGAGGTGTTCAGTTAGATGAGCGTCTGATTGGTTTGAAAGGCGCATTTTACTTGAAAAAGCAACTTAGAGATGCTTTTAGTAATCCAAAATTGGACGAAATTTTGGCGCATAACAAGGTGGGGCATTTGTGGATTTCAGGAATAGATGCTTCTTATTGTGTCAATTCAACGATAGAAGCGGCTCAACAGCGAAACTATAAAATAACAGTATTAGAAGATTTGGTTGGAGCAAAAACGAAGCAGAAATTAGCGAAACAGATGATAAAGTGGAAAAAAAAATCTATACGAATTCAATCAACTACAGTGGAATAG
- a CDS encoding imelysin family protein produces the protein MQKIILSILMGATLLFSFSACETPDNNPCATEFDQLSLLSNIGNNIILPSYQSLAHEADSLNTAAISFANTPTAITLENLRNKFQTAWTTWQTAAIFEFGPAATENLRSSMNNFPVFVTRLNDAIASGSYDLTSETYSYTRGFPALDYLLYGTGATNADILNAYSTAVNASNRKQFLKDVTALILQKANAVYDAWKPTGANYLNTFTSTEGVANGKPLSDLVNQLNQSYELIKNEKLGIPISAKTGYVPLLPENVEAYYSGQSIPLAITAIQAAKHVFLGMTNGNNGVGLDDYLLAANAKKGSEDLHTVIQTQYDLAISALTDLQPSTLHDAINNNIEGVKAAYAAAQNQMVNTKTSMPAVLCISITYIDQVDDGD, from the coding sequence ATGCAAAAGATTATATTATCTATTTTAATGGGAGCTACCCTATTATTCTCCTTTTCTGCCTGCGAAACACCAGATAACAATCCTTGTGCGACAGAATTTGATCAACTTAGTTTATTATCTAATATCGGCAATAACATCATTCTTCCCAGCTATCAATCGCTAGCACATGAGGCTGATAGCCTTAATACCGCTGCTATTTCCTTTGCCAATACTCCAACTGCTATAACACTCGAAAATCTAAGAAATAAATTCCAAACCGCTTGGACAACTTGGCAAACGGCTGCTATATTTGAATTTGGTCCAGCTGCCACAGAAAATTTGCGTTCTTCTATGAACAATTTCCCCGTTTTTGTGACTCGCCTTAATGATGCTATTGCATCAGGCAGTTATGACTTAACGAGTGAAACCTATTCGTATACTAGAGGTTTTCCTGCTCTAGATTATTTACTTTATGGTACAGGAGCAACAAATGCAGACATTCTCAACGCCTATTCTACTGCTGTTAATGCTTCCAATCGCAAGCAATTTCTAAAAGATGTAACAGCACTTATTCTACAAAAAGCGAATGCCGTATATGACGCTTGGAAACCAACGGGTGCCAATTATTTAAATACCTTTACCTCTACCGAAGGCGTAGCCAACGGTAAACCACTTAGTGATTTGGTCAATCAATTAAATCAAAGCTATGAGTTGATTAAAAATGAAAAGCTAGGTATACCCATCAGTGCCAAAACAGGCTACGTTCCTTTGCTTCCAGAAAATGTCGAGGCTTATTATAGCGGTCAATCTATCCCCTTAGCGATTACAGCAATTCAAGCCGCTAAGCATGTATTTTTAGGTATGACCAATGGTAACAATGGAGTTGGTTTAGATGATTATCTATTGGCTGCCAATGCCAAAAAAGGCAGTGAAGATTTACATACTGTTATTCAGACACAATATGACTTAGCAATTAGTGCTTTAACCGATTTACAGCCTAGTACTCTTCATGATGCAATTAATAATAATATTGAAGGGGTAAAAGCAGCGTATGCCGCCGCTCAAAACCAAATGGTAAATACCAAAACAAGTATGCCTGCTGTTTTGTGCATTAGCATTACTTATATTGATCAAGTAGATGATGGTGACTAA